The Falco peregrinus isolate bFalPer1 chromosome 1, bFalPer1.pri, whole genome shotgun sequence genome has a window encoding:
- the RD3L gene encoding protein RD3-like, whose protein sequence is MPLFGWIKWSKNDSYKPTRYPGSEVVTKTLLRELKWHLKERERLVQEIENEQKVQKTGTDYNWIKNYQNPQATIPATEQRQLEVLCSQIQPCQTGTVLSRFREVLAENDVLPWEIVYIFKQVLKDFLTTTERENQQDQLADAWNKNCSEHFSLRGGSSNKSDKDEIPTVSSYVDKNTQSMFPTFSHRIWNLPYYYPSS, encoded by the exons ATGCCACTTTTTGGCTGGATTAAATGGTCAAAAAATGACTCCTACAAACCCACAAGATATCCTGGATCAGAAGTAGTTACAAAAACCCTACTGAGGGAACTGAAATGGCACCTGAAAGAGCGTGAAAGATTAGTGCAAGAGAttgaaaatgaacagaaagtCCAGAAGACTGGCACGGATTACAACTGGATCAAGAACTACCAAAACCCTCAAGCCACAATTCCAGCTACTGAGCAACGGCAGCTTGAAGTTCTGTGTTCACAAATTCAGCCTTGCCAAACAGGAACTGTACTCAGCAG aTTTCGTGAAGTTTTGGCAGAAAATGATGTTTTACCCTGGGAAATAGTCTACATATTCAAGcaagttttaaaagattttcttaCCACCACTGAGAGAGAAAACCAGCAAGACCAACTGGCAGACGCATGGAATAAAAATTGCTCTGAACATTTCAGCCTGCGCGGAGGCAGTTCTAACAAATCTGACAAAGATGAAATCCCCACGGTTTCAAGTTATGTGGacaaaaacacacaaagcaTGTTTCCCACCTTCTCTCATAGAATCTGGAATCTACCCTATTACTACCCATCAAGTTAA